Proteins encoded by one window of Streptomyces sp. ALI-76-A:
- a CDS encoding response regulator, which translates to MIEVLVVDDDTRVARVNAAYVEKVPGFHVAGEAHSAAEALRRLETLPHVDLVLMDHYLPDETGLTVVQEMRRRGHQADVIMVTAARDISTVQAAMRQGALQYLIKPFAFAGLRAKLEAYAELRRTLDEGGEAEQAEVDRIFGALSTPSEPDLPKGHSPTTAELVRQSLMNADGPLSAQEIADRTGVSRQTAQRYLKFLERTGRARLTLKYGDAGRPEHRYVWATRT; encoded by the coding sequence TTGATCGAGGTCCTGGTCGTCGACGACGACACCCGTGTGGCACGCGTCAACGCCGCCTACGTGGAGAAGGTGCCGGGCTTCCACGTGGCCGGCGAGGCACACAGCGCGGCGGAGGCCCTGCGCCGGCTGGAGACGCTGCCGCATGTGGACCTCGTCCTCATGGACCACTACCTGCCCGACGAGACGGGGCTCACGGTCGTCCAGGAGATGCGCCGGCGCGGCCACCAGGCCGACGTGATCATGGTGACGGCCGCGCGGGACATCTCGACCGTGCAGGCGGCGATGCGGCAGGGCGCGCTCCAGTACCTAATCAAGCCCTTCGCCTTCGCGGGCCTGCGCGCCAAGCTGGAGGCGTACGCGGAGCTGCGGCGCACCCTGGACGAGGGCGGGGAGGCGGAACAGGCGGAGGTGGACCGCATCTTCGGTGCCCTGTCCACGCCGTCGGAGCCGGACCTGCCCAAAGGCCACTCCCCCACCACCGCGGAACTCGTCCGCCAGTCCCTGATGAACGCCGACGGTCCCCTGTCGGCCCAGGAGATCGCCGACCGGACGGGCGTGAGCCGCCAGACCGCCCAGCGCTATCTGAAGTTCCTGGAGCGCACGGGACGGGCCAGGCTGACGCTCAAGTACGGCGACGCGGGCCGCCCGGAACACCGTTACGTGTGGGCGACCCGCACCTGA
- a CDS encoding cation acetate symporter encodes MTGDHQTLALLLFSVFVAVTLAITTWVSRHRHGSAEEFYAGGRLFSPMENGFAIAGDYMSAASFLGISGLIALFGYDGLLYSVGFLVAWLVVLFLVAELVRNCGRFTLADVVAARMRERPVRIAAGTSSVTVSVLYLVAQMVGAGSLVALLLGRTGGAAQAWTVIGVGALMVIYVSMGGMRATTWIQIVKAVLLLGGTIALTVLVLVRFHGDFHLLLLTAAERSGHGAEFLAPGLRYGGDWTARFDFISLGLALVLGTAGLPHILSRFYTVPTARAARRSVVWSIGLIGGFYLMTIVLGFGAAAIVGPDAVRGSNAAGNTAVPLLALDLGGGADSTGGTVLFAIVAAIAFATILAVVAGITLASSASVAHDLYASLRRRRAEPRSEVAVARVAAVAIGAVAIALGLLARDLNVAFLVGLAFAVAASANLPVLLYSLFWRGFTTRGAVWSVYGGLIPAVVLVVLSPVVSGSPESLFPGVDFQYFPLQNPGLVSIPLGFLAGWLGTLLSTELPDEAKHAETEVRSLTGAGAV; translated from the coding sequence ATGACGGGCGACCACCAGACGCTGGCGTTGCTGCTGTTCAGCGTCTTCGTCGCCGTCACCCTCGCGATCACGACCTGGGTGAGTCGGCACCGGCACGGTTCGGCGGAGGAGTTCTACGCCGGCGGACGGCTCTTCTCTCCGATGGAGAATGGTTTTGCCATCGCGGGCGACTACATGTCGGCGGCCTCCTTCCTGGGGATCTCCGGGCTCATCGCGCTGTTCGGCTACGACGGGCTGCTGTACTCGGTGGGCTTCCTCGTGGCCTGGCTCGTGGTGCTGTTCCTCGTCGCCGAACTGGTACGCAACTGCGGGCGGTTCACGCTCGCCGACGTGGTCGCGGCCCGGATGCGCGAGCGGCCGGTGCGGATCGCGGCGGGAACTTCCTCGGTCACCGTGTCCGTTCTGTATCTGGTGGCGCAGATGGTGGGCGCGGGCAGTCTGGTCGCGCTGCTGCTCGGGCGTACCGGCGGGGCGGCGCAGGCGTGGACGGTCATCGGGGTCGGCGCGCTCATGGTGATCTACGTGTCGATGGGAGGGATGCGGGCCACCACCTGGATCCAGATCGTCAAGGCCGTCCTGCTGCTGGGCGGCACCATCGCACTGACCGTGCTCGTCCTGGTGCGGTTCCACGGCGACTTCCACCTGTTGCTGCTCACAGCGGCGGAACGCAGCGGGCACGGCGCGGAGTTCCTCGCGCCCGGCCTGCGGTACGGCGGGGACTGGACGGCCCGGTTCGACTTCATCAGCCTGGGACTCGCGCTGGTGCTGGGCACGGCCGGGCTGCCGCACATCCTGTCCCGCTTCTACACCGTGCCGACCGCGCGGGCCGCACGCCGTTCGGTCGTCTGGTCGATCGGGCTCATCGGCGGCTTCTACCTGATGACGATCGTCCTCGGCTTCGGCGCCGCCGCGATCGTCGGGCCGGACGCCGTCCGTGGATCGAACGCGGCCGGGAACACGGCGGTCCCGCTGCTCGCACTCGACCTGGGCGGCGGCGCGGACTCCACAGGGGGGACGGTTCTCTTCGCGATCGTCGCCGCCATCGCCTTCGCCACCATCCTGGCCGTGGTCGCCGGGATCACGCTCGCCTCCTCGGCATCGGTGGCCCATGACCTGTACGCCTCACTGCGTCGTCGGCGGGCCGAGCCGCGCAGCGAGGTGGCCGTGGCGCGTGTCGCGGCGGTCGCCATCGGAGCGGTCGCCATCGCTCTCGGTCTGCTGGCGCGGGACCTCAACGTGGCCTTCCTGGTGGGGCTCGCGTTCGCGGTCGCCGCGTCCGCCAACCTGCCGGTGCTGCTCTACTCGCTGTTCTGGCGCGGCTTCACCACGCGGGGCGCGGTCTGGTCCGTCTACGGCGGGTTGATCCCGGCCGTGGTCCTCGTGGTGCTGTCACCGGTGGTGTCCGGCAGTCCCGAGTCGCTGTTCCCCGGCGTCGACTTCCAGTACTTCCCCCTGCAGAACCCGGGGCTCGTCTCGATTCCGCTGGGCTTCCTCGCGGGCTGGCTCGGCACGCTGCTCTCGACGGAACTGCCCGACGAGGCCAAGCACGCGGAGACCGAGGTGCGGTCGCTGACGGGAGCGGGGGCTGTGTAG
- a CDS encoding sensor histidine kinase, whose translation MSSTAPSRRLRLGLPRRMFSQVLLMQLAIAAGVAVLATGLFLAPLSDQLDDQAMRRALAIAQTTAAQPRIAEEVTDTPPTADGPVQREAERVRRATGAEYVVVMDWRGVRWSHPNPDQVGRTVSTDPGPALAGREVMEIDSGTLGRSARGKVPLRDSEGQIVGAVSVGIAYDSVRARLIHAIPGLFAYAGGALAVGALAAWLISRRVQRQTRDLAFSDISGLLAEREAMLHGIREGVVALDRTGRVRLLNDEAQRLLGVGAEAVGRSPDEALGQGRTADVLAGRVTGTDLLTVRGRRVLVANRMPTDDGGAVATLRDRTELEQLSRELDSTRGLIDALRAQDHEHANRMHTLLGLIELEMYEDAVEFVGEVVGDDRATAEQVTEKIRDPLLAALLVGKATVAAERGVALGVSDPTRLPDRLVDPGGLVTILGNLVDNALDAVAGTPHARVEVELRAEGRTAVLRVRDTGPGIPLELRELIFTEGWSTKKPPAHRERGIGLPLVRRLAERQGGSATVGEARGGGAEFTVVLPDALTGPEPEAALPPPHAPQPATEEKSC comes from the coding sequence ATGAGCTCCACCGCCCCCTCCCGTCGCCTGCGCCTCGGACTGCCGCGGCGCATGTTCTCGCAGGTGCTGCTGATGCAGCTGGCGATCGCCGCGGGAGTCGCGGTGCTGGCGACCGGGCTGTTCCTCGCACCGCTCAGCGACCAGCTGGACGACCAGGCGATGCGCCGCGCGCTCGCGATCGCGCAGACCACCGCCGCCCAGCCGCGGATCGCGGAGGAGGTGACGGACACGCCGCCGACGGCCGACGGGCCGGTCCAGCGGGAGGCGGAGCGGGTCCGGCGGGCCACCGGGGCCGAGTACGTCGTGGTGATGGACTGGCGGGGCGTGCGCTGGTCGCACCCCAACCCGGACCAGGTCGGCAGGACCGTCTCCACCGACCCCGGCCCGGCGCTGGCCGGCAGGGAGGTCATGGAGATCGACAGCGGCACGCTGGGCCGCTCCGCCCGCGGCAAGGTGCCGCTGCGGGACAGCGAGGGGCAGATCGTCGGCGCGGTCTCGGTCGGCATCGCGTACGACAGCGTGCGGGCGCGGCTGATCCACGCGATCCCCGGTCTGTTCGCGTACGCCGGGGGCGCGCTGGCCGTCGGCGCGCTGGCCGCCTGGCTCATCTCCCGCCGGGTCCAGCGGCAGACCCGGGACCTGGCCTTCTCGGACATCTCGGGGCTGCTCGCGGAGCGCGAGGCGATGCTGCACGGCATCCGGGAGGGCGTCGTCGCCCTGGACCGCACGGGCCGCGTCCGTCTGCTCAACGACGAGGCTCAGCGGCTGCTGGGTGTCGGTGCCGAGGCTGTCGGCCGCTCCCCCGACGAGGCGCTCGGTCAGGGCCGTACGGCCGACGTCCTGGCGGGCCGGGTGACGGGCACCGATCTGCTCACCGTGCGCGGCCGGCGCGTACTGGTCGCCAACCGCATGCCCACCGACGACGGCGGTGCCGTCGCCACCCTGCGCGACCGTACGGAGCTGGAGCAGCTGAGCCGGGAACTCGACTCCACGCGCGGTCTCATCGACGCCCTGCGCGCACAGGACCACGAGCACGCCAACCGTATGCACACGCTCCTCGGGCTGATCGAACTGGAGATGTACGAGGACGCGGTGGAGTTCGTCGGCGAGGTCGTCGGCGACGACCGCGCGACGGCCGAACAGGTCACCGAGAAGATCCGGGACCCCCTGCTCGCCGCCCTCCTGGTCGGCAAGGCGACCGTCGCGGCCGAGCGGGGGGTGGCCCTGGGGGTCTCCGACCCGACCCGGCTGCCGGACCGCCTGGTCGACCCCGGTGGGCTCGTCACGATCCTCGGCAACCTGGTCGACAACGCGCTGGACGCCGTCGCGGGCACCCCGCACGCGCGCGTGGAGGTCGAACTGCGCGCGGAGGGCCGCACCGCCGTCCTGAGGGTGCGCGACACCGGGCCGGGAATCCCGTTGGAACTCCGCGAGTTGATCTTCACCGAGGGATGGTCCACGAAGAAGCCGCCCGCGCATCGCGAGCGTGGCATCGGCCTCCCCCTGGTCCGTAGGCTCGCCGAACGGCAGGGTGGCAGCGCGACCGTCGGCGAGGCGCGTGGCGGCGGCGCGGAGTTCACCGTCGTCCTGCCCGACGCCCTGACCGGGCCGGAGCCGGAAGCCGCCCTGCCCCCACCGCACGCCCCACAGCCCGCCACCGAGGAGAAGTCGTGTTGA